A DNA window from Helianthus annuus cultivar XRQ/B chromosome 15, HanXRQr2.0-SUNRISE, whole genome shotgun sequence contains the following coding sequences:
- the LOC110910053 gene encoding long chain acyl-CoA synthetase 1 produces MDKQFAVKVENGQKGVNGEPSVGPIYRNLLAKDGFPPLDSDLKTTWDVFRNSVEKYPDNKMLGWREFVDGKWGPYLWKSYKTVYEEVLNAAAALRASGIGPGCKVGIYGANCPQWIVAMEACNAQSYISVPLYDTLGPGAVNFILDHAEVDVVFVQDKKVKELLNPDCIHTQRLKLIVCFTSMKEDEKKKADSMGIKSYAWNEFLHMGSKHPSELHTPEPSAICTIMYTSGTSGDPKGVIITHENATINIRGVDLFMEQFEDKMTVDDVYLSFLPLAHILDRMIEEYFIRKGASVGFYHGDINALRDDMMELKPTFLAGVPRVLERIHEGVLKGLEEVNPRRRKIFHLLYNYKLRWMKAGYKQKYASPLADLLAFRKVKNRLGGRIRLIVSGGAPLSSEVEEFLRVTSCAFVLQGYGMTETCGLATLGFPDEMCMLGTVGSPFVYTDFRLVEVPEMGYDPLSDPPRGEICVKGKTSFSGYYKNPELTNEVIKDGWFHTGDIGEMQPNGVVKIIDRKKHLIKLSQGEYIALEYLEKVYGITPIIEDIWVYGDSFKSSLVAVVVPSKEHSEKWAHQNGLKVSYSELCNHTQLREYILSELKSTAERNKLRGFEHIKGVIVEPETFEGEKDLLTATMKKRRDKLLNRYKAGIDNVYKNLIVTKR; encoded by the exons ATGGATAAACAGTTTGCAGTAAAAGTAGAAAATGGACAAAAGGGTGTCAATGGAGAGCCTTCTGTTGGTCCTATTTACCGCAATCTTCTTGCAAAAGATGGGTTCCCACCACTTGATTCTGACCTAAAAACCACCTGGGATGTCTTTAG GAATTCAGTTGAAAAGTATCCAGACAACAAGATGCTGGGATGGAGAGAGTTTGTTGATGGAAAA TGGGGCCCATATTTGTGGAAGAGTTACAAGACTGTGTATGAGGAGGTTTTGAATGCTGCTGCAGCCTTGAGGGCTTCAGGAATTGGACCT GGCTGTAAAGTGGGAATCTATGGAGCAAACTGTCCTCAATGGATTGTGGCAATGGAG GCCTGCAATGCCCAGAGTTACATTTCTGTGCCTCTATATGATACCCTTG GACCAGGAGCGGTCAACTTTATATTGGACCATGCCGAAGTTGATGTTGTTTTTGTCCAAGATAAAAAAGTTAAAGAA CTACTGAATCCGGATTGTATACATACCCAACGGTTAAAGC TGATTGTTTGCTTTACTTCAATGAAAGAAGACGAAAAGAAAAAAGCGGATTCCATGGGGATAAAATCGTATGCGTGGAACGAGTTCCTTCATATG GGCAGTAAACATCCATCAGAGCTACACACACCTGAACCATCTGCAATATGTACAATTATGTACACTAGTGGCACTAGCGGAGATCCAAAAGGTGTTATAATAACTCATGAAAATGCTACTATAAACATACGAGGAGTCGATCTTTTCATGGAGCAATTCGAAGACAAG ATGACCGTGGATGATGTTTATTTATCTTTCTTGCCTCTTGCACACATTCTCGACCGCATGATTGAAGAATATTTTATCCGTAAGGGTGCTTCCGTTGGCTTCTATCACGGG GATATAAATGCATTGAGAGATGATATGATGGAGTTGAAGCCAACATTTTTGGCTGGAGTTCCTAGAGTTTTGGAAAGAATTCATGAAG gtgTACTTAAAGGGCTAGAAGAAGTTAATCCAAGGAGGAGGAAAATATTTCACCTTCTATACAACTA CAAACTTAGATGGATGAAAGCCGGTTACAAGCAGAAATATGCATCACCACTTGCAGATCTTCTTGCTTTCCGGAAG GTTAAGAACAGGCTGGGTGGCCGTATTCGTCTTATTGTATCCGGAGGAGCTCCGTTGAGTAGTGAAGTTGAAGAATTCTTGAGAGTTACATCATGTGCTTTTGTGTTGCAAGGATACG GGATGACAGAAACATGTGGCTTGGCAACTCTAGGGTTCCCGGATGAAATGTGCATGCTTGGAACCGTTGGATCGCCATTTGTATATACAGATTTTCGTCTAGTAGAAGTCCCGGAAATGGGTTATGACCCGTTATCCGATCCACCACGTGGTGAAATATGTGTTAAGGGAAAAACATCTTTTTCGGGTTACTACAAGAATCCGGAACTCACCAATGAAGTTATCAAAGATGGGTGGTTTCATACAG GTGATATTGGTGAGATGCAACCAAACGGGGTAGTGAAAATCATCGATAGAAAGAAACATTTGATAAAACTATCTCAAGGGGAGTATATTGCACTTGAATATCTCGAGAAAGTTTATGGCATCACCCCGATCATTGAAGAT ATTTGGGTGTATGGGGATAGCTTCAAGTCATCGTTGGTTGCGGTAGTTGTGCCGAGTAAAGAGCACAGCGAAAAGTGGGCCCATCAAAATGGGCTCAAAGTTTCGTACTCTGAGTTGTGTAATCATACACAACTCAGAGAATATATTCTCTCGGAGCTTAAATCTACCGCGGAAAGAAATAAG CTAAGAGGTTTCGAGCATATAAAGGGCGTAATTGTGGAGCCGGAGACATTTGAAGGCGAAAAGGATTTACTAACTGCAACTATGAAGAAACGAAGAGATAAGCTTTTGAACCGTTACAAG